A single region of the Patescibacteria group bacterium genome encodes:
- a CDS encoding FKBP-type peptidyl-prolyl cis-trans isomerase codes for MSAHNKRLLAVFIGVVVVTPFFLFTNAFGTLFIGSENEAASGESLLNIDLDSQNFVSEDVIVGEGTEAISGNLVTVHYIGVLSDGTPFDSSHSRGEPFQFILGGGQVIQGWDMGVAGMKVGGKRILVIPPDLAYGSNAVGAIPPDSTLIFEIELLDVSILQ; via the coding sequence ATAATAAAAGACTATTGGCAGTATTTATTGGGGTAGTTGTTGTCACTCCATTTTTCTTGTTTACAAATGCGTTTGGCACACTTTTTATCGGCTCCGAAAACGAAGCGGCTTCTGGGGAGAGTCTTTTAAATATAGATCTTGATTCTCAAAATTTTGTTTCAGAAGATGTGATAGTCGGGGAAGGAACAGAAGCGATAAGCGGAAATCTTGTCACGGTGCACTACATCGGTGTACTCTCTGACGGAACACCGTTTGATAGCTCACATTCGCGGGGTGAACCATTTCAGTTTATTCTTGGTGGCGGTCAGGTAATACAAGGTTGGGATATGGGAGTTGCTGGCATGAAAGTTGGCGGAAAGAGAATTTTAGTTATCCCTCCGGATTTGGCGTATGGAAGCAATGCAGTGGGTGCGATTCCTCCGGACTCAACTCTTATTTTTGAAATAGAGCTATTGGATGTAAGCATTCTTCAATAA